The following proteins are encoded in a genomic region of Nocardioides renjunii:
- the priA gene encoding bifunctional 1-(5-phosphoribosyl)-5-((5-phosphoribosylamino)methylideneamino)imidazole-4-carboxamide isomerase/phosphoribosylanthranilate isomerase PriA, translating into MPSTPEQPYLELLPAVDIKGGQAVQLVQGVDGSEKRFGDPVEAALRWQQAGAEWIHLVDLDAAFGHGHNRELQARIVGTLDIQVEMSGGIRDDESLDAAMATGCRRVNIGTAALEQPEWCARAIATYGDRVAVGLDVRGTTLAARGWTREGGDLYETLARLDAEGCARYVVTDVNKDGMLQGPNLQLLRDVCAATDKPVVASGGVTTLDDLRALMGLVDEGVEGAIAGTALYEGRFTLKDALALTRGA; encoded by the coding sequence ATGCCCAGCACCCCCGAGCAGCCCTACCTCGAGCTCCTGCCCGCCGTCGACATCAAGGGCGGCCAGGCCGTCCAGCTGGTCCAGGGCGTCGACGGCTCGGAGAAGCGCTTCGGCGACCCCGTCGAGGCGGCTCTGCGCTGGCAGCAGGCCGGTGCCGAGTGGATCCACCTCGTCGACCTCGACGCGGCGTTCGGCCACGGGCACAACCGCGAGCTCCAGGCCCGGATCGTCGGGACCCTCGACATCCAGGTCGAGATGAGCGGCGGGATCCGCGACGACGAGTCGCTGGACGCCGCGATGGCCACCGGCTGCCGCCGGGTCAACATCGGCACGGCGGCGCTCGAGCAGCCGGAGTGGTGCGCGCGGGCGATCGCGACGTACGGCGACCGCGTGGCCGTCGGCCTCGACGTGCGGGGCACGACCCTGGCCGCGCGCGGCTGGACCCGTGAGGGCGGCGACCTCTACGAGACCCTGGCCCGGCTCGACGCCGAGGGCTGCGCGCGCTACGTCGTCACGGACGTGAACAAGGACGGCATGCTCCAGGGGCCGAACCTCCAGCTGCTCCGCGACGTGTGCGCCGCGACCGACAAGCCCGTCGTCGCCAGCGGGGGAGTGACGACCCTGGACGACCTCCGCGCGCTGATGGGCCTCGTCGACGAGGGCGTCGAGGGCGCCATCGCCGGGACCGCGCTCTACGAGGGCCGCTTCACCCTCAAGGACGCGCTCGCCCTCACGAGGGGCGCCTGA
- a CDS encoding DUF2382 domain-containing protein, with protein MHENEIQSVIGKNAYDSNGDKIGSIGHIFLDDETGQPEFASVNTGLFGMKETFVPITNATVEGDRLVVPFTKDQVKDAPNVDVDGGHLDQAEERRLYEHYNMSYSEYSSDSGLPEGGTGYAAGTAGTADYDTSRTDHTVGHDTSGPTTDEAMTRSEERLDVGTSREEAGRVRLRKYVTTEQETVSVPVKKERAVLETEPITEANRDEALSGPAISEEEHEVVLQEEHAVVGKTAEPVERVRLGKETVTDEETVTEEVRKEHIETEGDLDDRRGTI; from the coding sequence ATGCACGAGAACGAGATCCAGAGTGTCATCGGCAAGAACGCCTACGACAGCAACGGTGACAAGATCGGAAGCATCGGCCACATCTTCTTGGACGACGAGACCGGGCAGCCCGAGTTCGCGTCGGTCAACACCGGTCTCTTCGGTATGAAGGAGACGTTCGTGCCCATCACGAACGCCACGGTCGAGGGCGACCGCCTCGTGGTCCCGTTCACCAAGGACCAGGTCAAGGACGCCCCCAACGTCGACGTCGACGGCGGGCACCTCGACCAGGCCGAGGAGCGGCGCCTCTACGAGCACTACAACATGTCCTACTCGGAGTACTCCAGCGACTCGGGTCTGCCCGAGGGTGGCACCGGCTACGCCGCCGGCACGGCCGGCACGGCGGACTACGACACCAGCCGGACCGACCACACGGTCGGCCACGACACGTCCGGTCCCACCACGGACGAGGCCATGACGCGCTCGGAGGAGCGCCTCGACGTCGGCACGTCGCGCGAGGAGGCCGGCCGCGTCCGGCTCCGCAAGTACGTCACCACCGAGCAGGAGACCGTGAGCGTCCCGGTGAAGAAGGAGCGCGCGGTCCTCGAGACCGAGCCGATCACCGAGGCCAACCGCGACGAGGCCCTCTCGGGCCCCGCCATCTCGGAGGAGGAGCACGAGGTCGTCCTCCAGGAGGAGCACGCCGTCGTCGGCAAGACCGCCGAGCCGGTGGAGCGCGTACGCCTCGGCAAGGAGACGGTCACCGACGAGGAGACCGTCACCGAGGAGGTCCGCAAGGAGCACATCGAGACCGAGGGTGACCTCGACGACCGTCGCGGCACGATCTGA
- a CDS encoding HNH endonuclease signature motif containing protein — translation MIETLAGPKAEVEDLSASALLALARDRKAAEDRAAADLLEVAARWADLHPPESIHTAAVFSDGGRYGLEHEEPIAGEGCPAVAEFCIAELGAVLGISSTSAKRLIGHALELRHRLPRLWAQVQAGQVPAWRARTVAEATIHATPSLTMEAARWVDTQVASVAARVGPAQLDRLVAETIKRHHLDTSDATSDPNDGWQHVDPRHATLHAEDVHYAGTMRFEAELDIADAFDLDRALAHGAETLKALGSQAPLDARRSAALGDLARTQTALDLHAQGSTAARSEDGLPAAREVVLHAHFDTGLDGLETVFGPTGRLEEGQRLVLLEQVKGWCRVSRTKVTVKPVIDLNAELSAPGYDIPDRIREQVILRDRTCVFPWCTRPARACDIDHVIAYDHDAAAEGRTQPGPTVSSNLAPECRWHHRLKTHTAWRYEVTGIGIYEWTSPHGHRYRRDRTGTTRISGAADDAAPPGRP, via the coding sequence ATGATCGAGACGCTGGCAGGGCCGAAGGCAGAGGTCGAGGACCTCTCGGCCTCCGCGCTGCTGGCACTCGCCCGCGACCGGAAGGCCGCTGAGGACCGCGCGGCAGCTGACCTGTTGGAGGTGGCCGCGCGGTGGGCGGACCTGCACCCGCCGGAGTCGATCCACACCGCCGCGGTCTTCAGCGACGGTGGCCGTTACGGCCTGGAGCACGAGGAGCCGATCGCCGGCGAGGGTTGCCCGGCGGTGGCGGAGTTCTGCATCGCCGAGCTCGGAGCCGTCCTCGGCATCTCGTCGACGTCGGCGAAGCGGCTGATCGGTCACGCCCTCGAGCTGCGGCACCGCCTCCCGCGGCTGTGGGCGCAGGTCCAGGCCGGTCAGGTCCCGGCGTGGCGGGCCAGGACAGTGGCGGAGGCGACGATCCACGCGACCCCGTCCCTGACCATGGAGGCGGCGCGGTGGGTCGACACCCAGGTCGCCTCTGTCGCCGCGCGGGTCGGGCCCGCGCAGCTCGACCGCCTTGTCGCCGAGACGATCAAGCGCCACCACCTCGACACCTCCGACGCGACCTCGGACCCCAACGACGGGTGGCAGCACGTCGACCCGCGCCACGCCACCCTCCACGCCGAGGACGTCCACTACGCCGGGACCATGCGGTTCGAGGCCGAGCTCGACATCGCCGACGCCTTCGACCTCGACCGAGCCCTCGCCCACGGCGCCGAGACGCTGAAAGCACTCGGCTCACAAGCTCCGCTCGACGCCCGACGATCGGCTGCGCTCGGCGACCTGGCCCGCACCCAGACCGCGCTCGACCTCCACGCCCAGGGCTCGACCGCCGCCAGGAGCGAGGACGGCCTGCCAGCCGCTCGGGAAGTCGTCCTGCACGCCCACTTCGACACCGGCCTCGACGGGTTGGAGACCGTGTTCGGTCCCACCGGACGCCTCGAGGAGGGCCAGCGGCTTGTCCTGCTCGAGCAGGTGAAGGGCTGGTGCCGCGTCTCGCGGACGAAGGTGACCGTCAAGCCGGTCATCGACCTCAACGCCGAGCTGAGCGCGCCGGGCTACGACATCCCCGACCGGATCCGCGAACAGGTCATCCTCCGCGACCGCACCTGCGTCTTCCCGTGGTGCACCCGCCCAGCGCGGGCCTGCGACATCGACCACGTCATCGCCTACGACCACGACGCCGCCGCCGAGGGCCGCACGCAACCCGGTCCGACAGTCAGCTCCAACCTCGCCCCGGAGTGCCGATGGCACCACCGCCTCAAGACCCACACCGCCTGGCGCTACGAGGTGACCGGAATCGGCATCTACGAGTGGACCAGCCCCCACGGCCACCGTTACCGACGCGACCGCACCGGCACCACTCGGATCAGTGGCGCTGCAGACGACGCGGCGCCGCCCGGCCGACCATGA
- a CDS encoding hemerythrin domain-containing protein: MAPELSMNQIIHAAVRRDVARTERALRALGDGDTARARELQVAWRNLVRELTHHHEAEDEHVWPFLESRGVGLGLLEEMEAEHVAMKTALASVSERLEALVADTTAANATAAAEEVARAEVVINGHLDHEEKDVEGPMGALHDDPEFKELSKKLRPASVVDAANALAWMQDGAGERERSSLRATIPGPVVAVLTTVVARRYRREVAPVWR, encoded by the coding sequence ATGGCCCCGGAGCTCAGCATGAACCAGATCATCCACGCCGCCGTGCGCCGCGACGTGGCACGCACGGAGCGGGCGCTGCGCGCCCTGGGTGACGGCGACACCGCGCGGGCGCGGGAGCTCCAGGTCGCCTGGCGCAACCTGGTGCGCGAGCTGACCCACCACCACGAGGCCGAGGACGAGCACGTGTGGCCCTTCCTCGAGTCGCGCGGCGTCGGGCTGGGGCTCCTCGAGGAGATGGAGGCCGAGCACGTGGCGATGAAGACGGCGCTCGCCTCGGTGAGCGAGCGCCTCGAGGCGCTGGTCGCGGACACGACCGCGGCCAACGCCACGGCCGCCGCCGAGGAGGTCGCCCGTGCCGAGGTCGTCATCAACGGGCATCTCGACCACGAGGAGAAGGACGTCGAGGGGCCGATGGGGGCGCTGCACGACGACCCCGAGTTCAAGGAGCTGTCCAAGAAGCTGCGGCCGGCCAGCGTCGTCGACGCCGCCAACGCGCTCGCCTGGATGCAGGACGGTGCGGGGGAGCGGGAGCGGTCCTCGCTGCGCGCGACCATCCCCGGGCCCGTCGTCGCCGTCCTGACCACGGTGGTGGCCCGTCGCTACCGTCGCGAGGTCGCCCCGGTCTGGCGCTAG
- the hisH gene encoding imidazole glycerol phosphate synthase subunit HisH, with protein sequence MTAPDVVVLDYGSGNLRSAVRAVERAGASVTLTGDFDAALEADGLVVPGVGAYAACMAGLREVKGDRIIGRRLAGGRPVLGICVGMQVLFARGVEHGVETAGCAEWPGTVDRLQADVVPHMGWNTVEVPSGSPLFAGIEDERFYFVHSYGVRDWELVTNDRTAAPLVTWAEHGGDRFVAAVENGPLSATQFHPEKSGDAGAKLLKNWVESLQR encoded by the coding sequence GTGACGGCCCCCGACGTCGTCGTCCTCGACTACGGGTCGGGCAACCTGCGCTCGGCCGTCCGCGCGGTCGAGCGTGCCGGCGCGTCGGTCACCCTGACCGGTGACTTCGACGCCGCGCTCGAGGCCGACGGCCTCGTGGTGCCCGGTGTCGGCGCCTACGCCGCCTGCATGGCCGGGCTGCGCGAGGTCAAGGGCGACCGGATCATCGGGCGCCGGCTCGCGGGCGGGCGCCCGGTGCTGGGCATCTGCGTCGGCATGCAGGTCCTGTTCGCGCGCGGCGTGGAGCACGGCGTGGAGACCGCCGGCTGCGCCGAGTGGCCGGGCACCGTCGACCGGCTGCAGGCCGACGTCGTACCGCACATGGGCTGGAACACGGTCGAGGTGCCGTCCGGCTCGCCCCTGTTCGCGGGGATCGAGGACGAGCGGTTCTACTTCGTGCACTCCTACGGCGTGCGCGACTGGGAGCTGGTCACCAACGACCGGACCGCCGCGCCGCTGGTGACGTGGGCCGAGCACGGGGGAGACCGGTTCGTGGCCGCGGTCGAGAACGGTCCGCTGTCCGCGACCCAGTTCCACCCCGAGAAGTCCGGGGACGCGGGCGCGAAGCTCCTCAAGAATTGGGTCGAGTCGCTGCAGCGCTGA
- the hisB gene encoding imidazoleglycerol-phosphate dehydratase HisB yields the protein MSRTARIERTTKESQVVVEVDLDGSGRSEVSTGVGFYDHMLDAFARHSLTDLVVQTTGDTHIDGHHSVEDTAIVLGQALRQALGDKVGIRRFGDATVPLDEALVQAVVDVSGRPYCVHSGEPEGQAYVAIGGTGAAYQGSLTRHVFETISFHAHLALHVRVLGGRDPHHVVEAQFKAFARAFRDAVAIDPRETGVPSTKGAL from the coding sequence ATGAGCCGCACCGCCAGGATCGAGCGCACCACCAAGGAGTCCCAGGTCGTCGTCGAGGTCGACCTCGACGGCAGTGGGCGCTCCGAGGTGTCCACCGGTGTCGGGTTCTACGACCACATGCTCGACGCCTTCGCTCGCCACTCGCTGACCGACCTCGTCGTGCAGACCACCGGTGACACCCACATCGACGGGCACCACTCGGTCGAGGACACCGCGATCGTGCTCGGCCAGGCGCTGCGCCAGGCGCTCGGCGACAAGGTGGGCATCCGCCGCTTCGGCGACGCGACCGTGCCGCTCGACGAGGCGCTGGTGCAGGCGGTCGTCGACGTCTCCGGCCGGCCCTACTGCGTGCACTCCGGCGAGCCGGAGGGCCAGGCCTACGTCGCGATCGGCGGCACGGGCGCGGCCTACCAGGGATCGCTGACGCGCCACGTCTTCGAGACCATCTCGTTCCACGCCCACCTGGCTCTCCACGTGCGCGTGCTCGGCGGGCGCGACCCGCACCACGTCGTCGAGGCGCAGTTCAAGGCGTTCGCCCGGGCGTTCCGCGACGCGGTCGCGATCGACCCCCGGGAGACGGGCGTGCCCTCCACCAAGGGGGCGCTGTGA
- a CDS encoding histidinol-phosphate transaminase, with protein sequence MTGTFPPLREELQGIEPYGAPQLTREQAPVQLNVNENPYGPSPEAAADIARSVGEAAVSLNRYPDREHVELRAGLAAYLNGSGGSGITPEMVWAANGSNEVMLQMLQAFGGPGRVALSFAPTYSMYPEYARDTLTAWVAGHRAEDFSLDLDAARALVLEERPSVVLLPSPNNPTGTALPPEAVTMLCEAAASYEPGGIVVVDEAYGEFRRSGTPSALELLPRHRNLVVTRTMSKAFALAGARVGYLAADPAICDAIRVVRLPYHLSAVTQATALAALRHAPELLGRVDDLRAERDATVAWLREQDLEVADSDANFVLFGRFADRHAVWQGLVDRGVLIRETGPDGWLRVSVGTPDEMTAFRQSLLDTIGETEARA encoded by the coding sequence ATGACCGGCACGTTCCCACCCCTGCGCGAGGAGCTGCAGGGGATCGAGCCCTACGGCGCGCCGCAGCTGACCCGGGAGCAGGCCCCGGTCCAGCTCAACGTCAACGAGAACCCCTACGGCCCCTCGCCCGAGGCCGCCGCGGACATCGCCCGGTCCGTGGGCGAGGCCGCGGTCTCGCTGAACCGCTACCCCGACCGCGAGCACGTCGAGCTGCGCGCCGGCCTGGCGGCGTACCTCAACGGCTCCGGCGGGTCCGGCATCACGCCCGAGATGGTGTGGGCGGCCAACGGGTCCAACGAGGTGATGCTGCAGATGCTGCAGGCCTTCGGCGGGCCCGGGCGGGTCGCGCTGTCCTTCGCGCCGACGTACTCGATGTATCCCGAGTACGCCCGCGACACCCTCACCGCGTGGGTGGCGGGGCACCGGGCGGAGGACTTCTCGCTCGACCTCGACGCCGCCCGCGCGCTGGTGCTGGAGGAGCGCCCGTCGGTGGTCCTGCTGCCCAGCCCCAACAACCCGACGGGGACGGCCCTGCCGCCCGAGGCGGTGACCATGCTCTGCGAGGCCGCGGCGTCGTACGAGCCCGGCGGCATCGTCGTGGTCGACGAGGCCTACGGCGAGTTCCGCCGCTCCGGCACGCCGAGCGCCCTGGAGCTGCTCCCGCGCCACCGCAACCTCGTCGTCACCCGCACGATGAGCAAGGCGTTCGCCCTGGCCGGGGCCCGGGTGGGCTACCTCGCCGCCGACCCGGCGATCTGCGACGCGATCCGCGTCGTCCGGCTGCCCTACCACCTCTCGGCCGTCACCCAGGCGACGGCGCTGGCCGCGCTGCGGCACGCGCCGGAGCTGCTCGGGCGGGTCGACGACCTGCGCGCCGAGCGCGACGCCACCGTGGCCTGGCTGCGCGAGCAGGATCTCGAGGTCGCCGACTCCGACGCCAACTTCGTGCTCTTCGGCCGGTTCGCCGACCGGCACGCGGTCTGGCAGGGTCTGGTCGACCGCGGCGTGCTGATCCGCGAGACCGGGCCCGACGGGTGGCTGCGGGTCTCGGTCGGCACGCCCGACGAGATGACAGCATTCCGGCAGTCACTGCTGGACACCATCGGAGAGACGGAGGCCCGGGCATGA
- the hisD gene encoding histidinol dehydrogenase, with the protein MIRRIDLRGADRASVDYRAAVPRAEFDVEAATHQVQPIIDAVRARGVEAIAEFSAQFDGVDSDDIAVPREAIDAALADLDPAVRAGLEESIRRLRLTSEAELEHDVTSQVADGATVTHRKVPIDRVGLYVPGGLAPLVSSVVMNVVPAQVAGVRSIALASPPQKNSGRLPESTILAACALLGVHEVYAVGGAQAIAMFAHGAGPCRPVDLVTGPGNIYVAAAKRLLRGVVGIDSEAGPTEIAVLADDSADAAFVAADLVSQAEHDPMAASVLVTDSLALADAVEAELDKQVFATRHTERILTALGGRQSGIVLVDDMDQGVDVVDAYAAEHLEIQTRDASAHAARIRNAGAIFVGPWAPVSLGDYCAGSNHVLPTAGCACHSSGLSVRAFTRSVHVVDYSRAALAEVAGHVVTLAEAEDLPGHGQAVSVRFDSERPAR; encoded by the coding sequence CTGATCCGTCGCATCGACCTGAGGGGCGCCGACCGGGCGTCCGTCGACTACCGCGCGGCCGTGCCCCGCGCCGAGTTCGACGTCGAGGCCGCCACGCATCAGGTGCAGCCGATCATCGACGCCGTGCGCGCCCGGGGCGTCGAGGCGATCGCCGAGTTCTCGGCGCAGTTCGACGGGGTCGACAGCGACGACATCGCCGTCCCCCGCGAGGCCATCGACGCGGCCCTCGCCGACCTCGACCCGGCCGTGCGCGCCGGCCTCGAGGAGTCGATCCGCCGGCTCCGCTTGACGAGCGAGGCCGAGCTCGAGCACGACGTCACCAGCCAGGTCGCCGACGGTGCCACCGTGACGCACCGCAAGGTGCCGATCGACCGCGTCGGTCTCTACGTCCCCGGCGGGCTCGCCCCGCTGGTGAGCAGCGTCGTGATGAACGTCGTCCCGGCGCAGGTCGCCGGCGTGCGCTCCATCGCGCTCGCCAGCCCGCCGCAGAAGAACAGCGGCCGCCTGCCCGAGTCGACGATCCTAGCCGCGTGCGCGCTGCTGGGCGTGCACGAGGTCTACGCCGTCGGCGGTGCGCAGGCGATCGCCATGTTCGCCCACGGCGCGGGCCCGTGCCGTCCGGTCGACCTCGTGACCGGCCCCGGCAACATCTACGTCGCCGCGGCCAAGCGGCTCCTGCGCGGCGTGGTCGGCATCGACTCCGAGGCCGGGCCGACCGAGATCGCGGTCCTCGCCGACGACAGCGCCGACGCCGCGTTCGTCGCGGCCGACCTGGTCAGCCAGGCCGAGCACGACCCGATGGCCGCGTCCGTCCTCGTGACCGACTCGCTGGCGCTCGCCGACGCGGTGGAGGCCGAGCTCGACAAGCAGGTCTTCGCGACCCGCCACACCGAGCGCATCCTCACCGCGCTGGGTGGGCGTCAGTCCGGCATCGTCCTGGTCGACGACATGGACCAGGGCGTCGACGTCGTCGACGCCTACGCCGCGGAGCACCTCGAGATCCAGACCCGCGACGCCTCGGCCCACGCGGCCCGGATCCGTAACGCCGGGGCGATCTTCGTGGGCCCGTGGGCGCCGGTGTCCCTCGGCGACTACTGCGCCGGCTCCAACCACGTGCTGCCCACCGCCGGGTGCGCCTGCCACTCCAGCGGTCTCTCGGTGCGCGCCTTCACCCGGTCGGTGCACGTCGTCGACTACTCGCGGGCAGCCCTCGCCGAGGTCGCCGGCCACGTGGTGACGCTGGCCGAGGCGGAGGACCTGCCCGGCCACGGGCAGGCCGTGTCGGTGCGGTTCGACTCCGAGCGCCCAGCCCGATGA
- a CDS encoding LON peptidase substrate-binding domain-containing protein gives MSDPLPMFPLNTVVFPGMSVPLHVFEDRYRMLVRHLLEVGDPAARVFGTVAIREGYEVGDHGAQSVYRVGCVLQLTEADRRSDGTYDIVAVARERLKLEQMERGVDFPQGVVAVLPEPEVEVPQELLDKARATFTAFRAAMAELQGDPFSGTLPRDPDYLAWTLSALTPLPMAERQSLLEAEDATERLVLVTRLLTEELRAINVIPSLPATQVARTAWSPN, from the coding sequence GTGAGCGACCCGCTGCCGATGTTCCCGCTGAACACCGTGGTGTTCCCGGGGATGAGCGTGCCCCTCCACGTCTTCGAGGACCGCTACCGGATGCTGGTCCGCCACCTGCTCGAGGTCGGGGACCCGGCGGCGCGGGTGTTCGGCACCGTCGCGATCCGCGAGGGCTACGAGGTCGGCGACCACGGGGCCCAGTCGGTCTACCGGGTCGGCTGCGTCCTGCAGCTCACCGAGGCGGACCGGCGCTCCGACGGCACCTACGACATCGTGGCCGTGGCACGCGAGCGGCTCAAGCTGGAGCAGATGGAGCGCGGCGTCGACTTCCCCCAGGGCGTGGTGGCGGTGCTGCCCGAGCCGGAGGTCGAGGTCCCCCAGGAGCTGCTCGACAAGGCGCGGGCGACGTTCACGGCCTTCCGGGCCGCGATGGCCGAGCTCCAGGGCGACCCGTTCAGCGGCACGCTCCCCCGCGACCCCGACTACCTCGCCTGGACGCTGTCGGCCCTGACGCCGCTCCCGATGGCCGAGCGGCAGTCGCTGCTCGAGGCCGAGGACGCCACCGAGCGTCTCGTGCTGGTCACCCGCCTGCTGACCGAGGAGCTGCGCGCGATCAACGTCATCCCGTCGCTGCCCGCCACCCAGGTGGCGCGGACCGCCTGGTCCCCCAACTGA
- the ybaK gene encoding Cys-tRNA(Pro) deacylase translates to MAKKSRAGGGGTPATVALTAAGVAFEVRAYEHDPRATSFGLEAAEALGADPARVFKTLLASLDGRLVVGVVPVSGQLDLKALARALGGSKAVMAEVAAAERATGYVAGGISPVGQKRAHPTVLDASALDHDTILVSGGRRGFDIELAPRDLMAVTGAVTATIGR, encoded by the coding sequence ATGGCGAAGAAGTCCCGCGCGGGCGGTGGCGGTACGCCGGCCACGGTGGCGCTGACGGCCGCGGGCGTGGCGTTCGAGGTGCGCGCCTACGAGCACGACCCCCGGGCCACGTCGTTCGGGCTCGAGGCGGCCGAGGCGCTGGGCGCGGACCCGGCACGCGTGTTCAAGACGCTTCTGGCCTCGCTCGACGGCCGGCTGGTCGTCGGCGTCGTGCCGGTCTCGGGCCAGCTGGACCTCAAGGCCCTCGCCCGGGCGCTCGGCGGCAGCAAGGCCGTGATGGCGGAGGTCGCCGCGGCCGAGCGCGCGACCGGCTACGTCGCCGGCGGCATCTCGCCGGTGGGCCAGAAGCGCGCGCACCCGACGGTCCTCGACGCGTCCGCGCTGGACCACGACACGATCCTCGTGTCGGGCGGTCGCCGCGGCTTCGACATCGAGCTGGCACCGCGCGACCTGATGGCGGTCACCGGAGCGGTGACCGCCACCATCGGTCGCTGA
- a CDS encoding DUF3352 domain-containing protein, whose translation MSMTPGGPDYLDTSGPAAAAPDNDNRKRLIAVGALVAGGAVVAGGAWAATSFFATGAQPAEALPDSTVAYFSVDLDPSGGQKIEAIRTLRKFPGFTDKVDLETDDDLRERFFEEVTKSGECEGLDYASDVEPWLGSRAAMAAVDLGEDEPAAVGIVQTTDAGKAEDGLATLIETCGGAEAGAEGDVGGWVVDGDWIVVAETEEIAQQVVDAADGGSLAGDASFEKWTGEAGGDGFMSVYVAKAAAQYLDDAAGMGAMLGGVPGTSPDGMSGEEVPEELQQMIDDFDGAAATVRFDDGGVEVEYAMSNYQQDMTKFVDGDAGVSMVAGLPTDTVAAFGFALEEGWAQAMLDYVRSTLPEDSATIDEQLAQLETETGLAFPEDLETLLGEGVTVSLGSGIDPDAIANGGPGEVPVGIKIKGDAGEIQAVLDKIAAQAGPELADYMKVTEGDGYAVLALQDDYRGALESEGDLGGSDDYTSVVEDGDAQTVLYVNFDADDNWLVRLTEDMPEVSENLEPLSAFGVSGWVDGDVVHGRMRLTTD comes from the coding sequence ATGAGCATGACACCGGGCGGCCCGGACTACCTCGACACGTCGGGCCCGGCAGCGGCCGCACCCGACAACGACAACCGCAAGCGCCTCATCGCGGTCGGCGCGCTCGTCGCCGGCGGTGCCGTCGTGGCGGGCGGCGCGTGGGCGGCGACGAGCTTCTTCGCCACCGGCGCCCAGCCGGCCGAGGCGCTCCCCGACTCGACCGTCGCCTACTTCAGCGTCGACCTCGACCCCAGTGGGGGTCAGAAGATCGAGGCGATCCGGACGCTGCGCAAGTTCCCGGGCTTCACCGACAAGGTCGACCTCGAGACCGACGACGACCTGCGTGAGCGGTTCTTCGAGGAGGTCACGAAGTCCGGCGAGTGCGAGGGCCTCGACTACGCCTCCGACGTGGAGCCGTGGCTCGGCTCGCGCGCCGCGATGGCCGCGGTCGACCTGGGCGAGGACGAGCCCGCTGCCGTCGGCATCGTGCAGACCACCGACGCCGGCAAGGCGGAGGACGGCCTCGCCACGCTCATCGAGACGTGCGGTGGCGCCGAGGCAGGTGCCGAGGGCGACGTGGGCGGCTGGGTCGTCGACGGTGACTGGATCGTCGTCGCCGAGACCGAGGAGATCGCCCAGCAGGTCGTGGACGCCGCCGACGGTGGCTCCCTGGCCGGTGACGCGTCCTTCGAGAAGTGGACCGGGGAGGCCGGCGGTGACGGCTTCATGTCCGTCTACGTCGCCAAGGCGGCCGCGCAGTACCTCGACGACGCGGCCGGGATGGGCGCCATGCTCGGCGGCGTGCCCGGCACGTCTCCCGACGGGATGTCCGGCGAGGAGGTCCCCGAGGAGCTGCAGCAGATGATCGACGACTTCGACGGCGCGGCGGCCACGGTGCGCTTCGACGACGGCGGCGTCGAGGTCGAGTACGCCATGTCCAACTACCAGCAGGACATGACCAAGTTCGTCGACGGCGACGCCGGGGTGTCCATGGTCGCCGGCCTGCCGACCGACACCGTGGCCGCGTTCGGCTTCGCGCTCGAGGAGGGCTGGGCGCAGGCGATGCTCGACTACGTCAGGTCGACCCTGCCCGAGGACAGCGCCACGATCGACGAGCAGCTCGCGCAGCTGGAGACCGAGACGGGGCTGGCGTTCCCCGAGGACCTCGAGACCCTGCTCGGTGAGGGCGTCACGGTCTCCCTCGGCAGCGGGATCGACCCCGACGCCATCGCCAACGGCGGCCCGGGCGAGGTGCCGGTCGGCATCAAGATCAAGGGCGACGCCGGGGAGATCCAGGCGGTGCTCGACAAGATCGCGGCCCAGGCGGGCCCCGAGCTGGCCGACTACATGAAGGTCACCGAGGGTGACGGCTACGCCGTGCTGGCGCTCCAGGACGACTACCGCGGCGCGCTCGAGTCCGAGGGCGACCTCGGCGGCAGCGACGACTACACCTCGGTCGTCGAGGACGGCGATGCGCAGACGGTGCTCTACGTCAACTTCGACGCCGACGACAACTGGCTCGTCCGGCTCACCGAGGACATGCCTGAGGTCAGCGAGAACCTCGAGCCGCTGTCGGCGTTCGGCGTGAGCGGCTGGGTCGACGGCGACGTCGTCCACGGCCGGATGAGGCTGACCACCGACTGA